Proteins from one Candidatus Zixiibacteriota bacterium genomic window:
- a CDS encoding TonB-dependent receptor, with translation MVKKIISMAIVLGLALILILPQDLLAGTTGKISGKIINEETGEVLPGVAVSIVGTKMGALTDENGEFYIINVPPGNYTLKAELIGYAPVEVTNVDVSVDLTSYIDYSLSRKALELGKTIVVTAERPLVIKDKTASLKVVEAEEIQNLPTRGYEDIVGLQAGVVRFRDNANTRQRGGHQTAANSMQLNIRGGRSSEVAYYVDGFSQQDPLSGVSTTNINNNALAEVEISTGGFPAEYGWAASGVINATTKEGTAEFAGSVEAITDNVLSDNYDYNNYSVDIGGPIPFLEEAMSGSSFFLSGERRWQGDRQPSSIIDDPLPHNSLGGWSGQGKLSLKFNDNMNLKIGGMYSFDNWKEYRHNYYFDIEHSPKYEDENYSMYAKWTHTLNPETFYSTSVSYFVTKRIRGDGVHFDDLEMYKRPNGQPSFDATGLFYSWDDINGETETIFDYVIDTTLIDSIETEPDEWEYIYDYDTTTDRMYILAGDEGHVWDDLYKRKSSYIGIDADITSQITPNHLMKLGLDFQRHTLRYYRHLFPTNPTSQDIDRYGYDEYGNETDDLDWRNEAKHPITLAFYGQDKFEWQDLVVNAGLRWDYFDSKALRVKNLQYPFDPEGGTNIVLDRTDLEDSKAETRLSPRLGVAFPISDKTVFHVSYGLFFQRPDLQNLYVGYDYYEYKVNSGGYFYPFGNPNLEPEKTTAYEFGIDHQLGDNTAFQVTAFYKDVQNLTQVATFPAQPKAYSIYFNQDFGTIKGMDFSLKMRRMHNISLDLAYTLSWANGTGSFAGTQQNIAWVSSEVPVQTAPLVFDMRHKFTGIVDIRTGRGEGPMLGNIYPLENAGVNFVFDLSSGTPYSPVRLDADPITLYSVSYTPAAPVNSRYSDWKFRIDMKASKTFHIGRANLDVYVWVLNLLDGDNVLAVYESSGSAESTYWLTTESGENWMDTYNTASDASGLTGYEKYVLKEKDPGNYDIPRQVRFGIRMSF, from the coding sequence TTGGTTAAAAAAATCATTTCTATGGCGATCGTGCTTGGTCTGGCACTAATATTGATATTGCCGCAGGACCTTCTCGCAGGCACCACCGGTAAAATATCCGGTAAGATTATCAATGAGGAAACCGGTGAAGTCTTACCGGGTGTGGCGGTATCTATCGTCGGGACCAAGATGGGAGCGTTGACCGATGAAAACGGTGAATTTTATATCATCAACGTTCCGCCGGGAAATTACACTCTCAAGGCGGAACTTATCGGTTATGCTCCGGTCGAAGTGACCAACGTCGATGTTTCGGTTGACCTGACATCGTATATTGATTATTCCCTTTCCAGGAAAGCTCTGGAATTGGGGAAAACAATTGTGGTGACAGCCGAACGTCCACTGGTTATTAAAGACAAAACGGCATCCCTCAAGGTTGTCGAAGCCGAGGAAATTCAGAATCTGCCGACCCGCGGTTACGAAGATATCGTGGGGCTACAGGCGGGTGTCGTGCGTTTCCGTGATAACGCCAATACGCGGCAACGGGGCGGCCATCAGACCGCGGCCAATTCAATGCAATTGAATATCCGCGGCGGTCGTTCTTCGGAAGTTGCTTACTATGTCGACGGCTTCTCGCAGCAGGATCCGCTTTCCGGTGTTTCGACGACCAACATTAACAACAACGCTCTGGCTGAGGTCGAGATTTCGACCGGCGGTTTCCCGGCCGAGTATGGCTGGGCGGCTTCCGGCGTTATCAATGCCACGACCAAGGAAGGAACGGCGGAATTTGCCGGATCGGTCGAGGCTATTACCGATAATGTCCTATCGGACAATTATGATTACAATAACTATTCGGTCGATATCGGCGGCCCGATTCCGTTTCTCGAGGAAGCCATGTCCGGTTCGTCGTTCTTCCTGTCCGGCGAACGACGCTGGCAGGGTGACCGTCAACCTTCCTCCATTATTGATGATCCGCTTCCCCACAACAGCCTTGGGGGCTGGAGTGGCCAAGGGAAGCTGTCTCTTAAGTTCAACGACAACATGAATCTTAAAATCGGCGGAATGTATTCGTTCGATAATTGGAAAGAATATCGTCACAATTACTATTTCGATATCGAACATTCTCCGAAGTACGAAGATGAAAACTATTCCATGTATGCCAAGTGGACGCATACTCTCAACCCGGAGACATTCTATTCGACATCTGTCAGCTATTTTGTAACGAAGCGTATCCGTGGAGATGGTGTTCATTTCGACGATCTGGAAATGTACAAGAGACCCAACGGACAGCCATCGTTCGACGCCACCGGTCTTTTCTACAGCTGGGATGATATCAACGGCGAAACCGAGACGATTTTCGATTATGTCATCGATACCACCCTGATTGATTCAATTGAGACTGAACCGGATGAGTGGGAGTATATTTACGATTATGATACTACTACTGACCGGATGTATATTCTGGCCGGGGATGAAGGGCATGTCTGGGATGACCTGTACAAGAGGAAATCCAGTTATATCGGAATCGACGCCGATATAACCAGTCAGATTACACCCAACCACCTGATGAAACTCGGTCTCGATTTCCAGAGACATACTTTGCGGTATTACCGCCACCTTTTCCCGACCAATCCGACTTCACAGGATATTGACCGCTATGGTTATGATGAATACGGGAATGAAACGGATGATCTGGATTGGAGAAATGAAGCTAAACACCCGATTACCCTGGCATTCTACGGTCAGGATAAATTCGAGTGGCAGGATCTGGTGGTTAATGCCGGTTTACGCTGGGATTATTTCGACAGCAAGGCTCTACGGGTAAAGAACCTGCAATATCCGTTCGACCCCGAGGGCGGGACCAATATTGTCCTTGATCGAACCGATCTGGAAGACAGTAAGGCCGAGACTCGACTTTCGCCGCGTCTGGGAGTTGCTTTCCCGATATCCGACAAGACCGTATTTCATGTCAGCTATGGCCTGTTTTTCCAGCGTCCCGATCTGCAGAACCTGTATGTCGGGTACGATTACTATGAGTACAAGGTCAATTCCGGCGGATATTTCTATCCCTTCGGGAATCCCAATCTGGAGCCTGAAAAAACAACGGCCTACGAATTCGGAATCGACCACCAGCTCGGCGATAATACGGCTTTCCAGGTTACGGCTTTTTACAAGGATGTCCAGAACCTGACCCAGGTGGCCACTTTCCCGGCTCAGCCAAAAGCCTATTCGATCTATTTCAATCAGGATTTCGGAACCATCAAGGGAATGGATTTCTCCTTGAAAATGCGCCGGATGCACAATATTTCTCTTGATCTGGCCTATACGCTCTCCTGGGCCAATGGAACCGGTTCTTTTGCCGGCACCCAGCAGAATATTGCCTGGGTATCATCGGAGGTTCCGGTACAGACGGCTCCGCTGGTATTTGATATGCGGCACAAGTTTACCGGTATTGTCGATATAAGAACCGGACGGGGTGAAGGCCCAATGCTTGGAAACATCTATCCTCTGGAAAACGCCGGCGTGAACTTCGTTTTCGATCTTTCCTCCGGAACGCCTTATTCGCCGGTTCGACTTGACGCCGACCCGATTACTCTTTATTCGGTGTCATACACTCCGGCGGCCCCGGTAAATTCCAGGTACTCCGATTGGAAATTCCGGATCGATATGAAAGCCAGCAAAACCTTCCACATCGGTCGAGCTAATCTCGATGTTTATGTCTGGGTATTGAACCTTCTCGATGGGGATAATGTCCTGGCAGTGTATGAATCGTCGGGAAGTGCCGAGTCGACTTATTGGTTGACGACCGAATCCGGGGAAAACTGGATGGATACGTATAATACGGCTTCTGATGCTTCCGGATTGACTGGTTACGAAAAATACGTATTGAAAGAGAAGGATCCGGGTAACTACGATATACCGCGACAGGTTCGCTTTGGAATCAGGATGAGCTTTTAG